The sequence AACCAATCTGGCCGCCTTCTTCAGGTCAATGACTACTGAAAGCAAATGTATTTTTTCTTCTCTAGTCCTCCACACCGTAGATGGACTAAATAATGATATCTCAGACCTCTTCTTCTGTTATAGTCATGAAGAGAAACACTCTAGAGAACGAGAGATAAAAatacatttggttaaaaatacatttgaaatatgCAAGCATACGTACCACATTGAACGAAGACCATTGTGAACTTATTTGATCTATATTTTGAACTTGAACTTGTTTAATCTATAGCTATCTTGTATCCATGCCAAACAAAGCcaatttaattattttattttcagtTCAGTTGAATAGTACTGTTCATCAGAggttttcacctctctctcttctcatttcGATGCCAATCTATTCTTGGCAGATGTCTCTAAGCTCGTCCTCTTGCTGAAATACATGTTTGTCAATCATGTTGGCTGATAATGCAACCTCCTGTGAGTCACTTTGGGTATATAGGCTACACTCTTCCAAAAAGGTTCCTaaaaggttcttcagctgtccccataggataaccttttttggttccacggagaacactttttggtttcaTGTAGAACCTTTTTGCTTTCCTTGTAgaatcctctgtggaaagggtcctaCATGGAACTTAAAAggtttttacctggaaccaaaaagggttctttaaagggttctgctatggggACAACCAAAGAAACATTTTAGGTCCTTGATAGcaccctttttctaagagtgtacaagtGAACCCCTGAAGCCATCTAAGAGGACACAGTAGATGTATGTCCCTTTCTGATGCAGTTTTAGATAATAAAGTAAAGTTAGGTTTTCACCAGAGAAGAAGTCGTTGATATAGGCTACAACTGAATTCCTGCTAAAGTTTAAAAGGAGACGGTAGAATGGATGTTTGTTCCTCACCAGAGAAGATGTCGTTAAGGTTCTCAAGTTCCTCCTGGACCCTGAGGAGAAGGATGTCCAGTAGGACCTCCTGAAGAtgctccacctccacccccatccTCTCCAATTGGTGTTCACCCATCCTCAGCAGAGCTCG is a genomic window of Oncorhynchus gorbuscha isolate QuinsamMale2020 ecotype Even-year linkage group LG12, OgorEven_v1.0, whole genome shotgun sequence containing:
- the LOC123991618 gene encoding sterile alpha motif domain-containing protein 12-like, whose translation is MSLPKRVSLWTVVDVFDWVKEQYPYQKSVLQVAIFKHDISGRALLRMGEHQLERMGVEVEHLQEVLLDILLLRVQEELENLNDIFSECFSS